In Nostoc sp. GT001, a genomic segment contains:
- a CDS encoding CAAD domain-containing protein, with amino-acid sequence MPEQEFTETASKETTVAEINSQTGTITKLQPPAQPQDEWVKYGEQISTFLATLPDYLGSFFNQYKQPLVTVGLIVGSIVAVKVLLAILDALNDIPLVAPTFELIGIGYSAWFVYRYLLKASTRKELTSEITTLKSQVVGKQIPEA; translated from the coding sequence ATGCCAGAACAAGAATTTACCGAAACCGCATCTAAAGAGACTACAGTGGCAGAGATCAACAGCCAAACAGGAACCATTACCAAACTTCAGCCTCCGGCACAGCCTCAAGACGAATGGGTAAAATACGGAGAGCAAATTTCTACCTTTTTAGCAACATTACCAGATTATCTGGGAAGCTTTTTTAATCAATATAAGCAACCCCTGGTAACAGTTGGTTTAATTGTAGGATCAATTGTTGCCGTTAAGGTACTCTTGGCAATATTAGATGCTTTGAATGATATCCCTTTGGTAGCACCTACTTTTGAGTTGATCGGTATTGGTTACTCTGCCTGGTTTGTTTACCGCTATTTACTCAAAGCCTCAACTAGGAAAGAGTTAACTAGTGAAATCACCACTCTTAAATCACAAGTTGTCGGTAAACAAATTCCAGAAGCTTAA
- a CDS encoding S-layer homology domain-containing protein — translation MTNRPPSEPESSQKTALGFDEFIAILVAFTTIGAILFWSLSRRDSSWNLNGLLLPSSTPSPSVRPNPVFPSPTAKVKPYAVPDNVLPSSSPEVVEPTTPSFPTNSATPYRAMLPSILVIPTQSPQLQTPVSPPTEVESSLKSSALPLVTPAKPKSIIPPPIAFNDVPNDFWSRRFIDVLSARGILKGFPDYSFRPNQPVNRAEFAAILEKAFDQEPSKTAIAFQDVPTNFWATPAIDQAISAGFLKGYPKKTFKPQQNIPRVQVLVALVSGLNLKAPTSPNQILSVYKDAKDIPPYAVGKIAAATTNGLVVNYPNPQVLDPNKVASRAEVAAMIHQALVKRGKLLSNYIS, via the coding sequence ATGACAAATAGACCTCCTTCCGAACCGGAGTCATCTCAAAAAACTGCCCTTGGCTTTGATGAATTTATAGCCATTTTGGTTGCCTTCACCACTATCGGAGCGATTCTTTTTTGGTCGTTGTCTCGCAGAGACTCTAGTTGGAACTTAAACGGGCTGCTGTTACCTTCCTCCACTCCGTCTCCTAGTGTTCGACCAAATCCAGTATTCCCCTCTCCTACTGCGAAGGTAAAACCTTATGCAGTCCCCGACAACGTTTTGCCATCTTCTTCACCGGAAGTTGTTGAACCCACTACGCCTTCATTCCCAACTAACAGCGCAACTCCTTACCGCGCAATGTTACCATCTATTCTGGTAATCCCAACTCAATCCCCACAACTACAAACACCTGTATCTCCTCCAACAGAAGTTGAGTCATCACTCAAATCATCAGCTTTGCCTTTAGTAACTCCGGCAAAACCAAAATCAATCATTCCGCCGCCAATTGCATTTAATGATGTGCCCAATGACTTTTGGAGTCGGCGTTTTATAGACGTTCTTTCTGCCCGTGGGATTCTCAAAGGGTTTCCTGATTATTCTTTTAGGCCAAATCAGCCTGTAAATCGCGCCGAATTTGCTGCCATACTAGAAAAAGCCTTTGACCAAGAACCGTCTAAGACTGCGATCGCATTTCAAGATGTACCAACAAACTTCTGGGCAACTCCAGCAATTGACCAAGCCATTAGTGCAGGATTTCTCAAAGGCTACCCGAAAAAAACCTTTAAACCACAACAAAATATTCCGCGAGTACAAGTTTTAGTTGCCCTTGTCAGTGGGCTGAATTTAAAAGCACCCACTTCTCCAAATCAGATTCTTAGTGTCTATAAAGATGCTAAAGACATTCCGCCTTATGCTGTAGGCAAAATCGCTGCTGCTACAACCAATGGTCTAGTAGTTAACTATCCAAATCCCCAAGTCCTCGATCCTAACAAAGTAGCTAGTCGGGCGGAAGTGGCGGCGATGATTCATCAAGCTTTAGTCAAACGGGGCAAACTGCTAAGCAATTACATCTCCTAA